A portion of the Rahnella variigena genome contains these proteins:
- the tssK gene encoding type VI secretion system baseplate subunit TssK, translating into MKIERPLWTRGILVSPQQFQQQASFEAWTNECIAQMGILHPWGVLHATFEQDALAQGRLKAERLHVRFQDGILVDTDCADLLPPTLTLSANLPADANEAIVMLALPQVYANGGNCLQPDERAERPVRYRQAWRDVQNQYGDDKKQVAVMSHELTLRLDIQENGDYQICPVARLLRDAQGRWMQDTNFIPPLLSLQASHWCTEQLELLMVQLRARLKRLMGMRRESNARMADFAVADVSLFWLLNALNGAEPVLGNYQRNPQVHPERLYQELARLAGNLLTFSLEHDVAAIPPYQHGSLTTVFPPLFTLLNILLEASLPSRVVAIDLVHEPRINQWRAALHDPRLREREEVDFYLSVRSTLSSAQLQTQFPQLCKVGAPDDVGNVVNVALSGIPLRPLSHVPAAIPLRLENQYFSLDLTHPAAQQMMEAGTCVFYVPGTLGDIQLELFAVLRA; encoded by the coding sequence ATGAAGATTGAGCGTCCGCTGTGGACACGAGGGATCCTCGTGTCTCCACAGCAGTTTCAACAACAGGCCTCTTTTGAGGCCTGGACAAACGAATGTATTGCGCAAATGGGCATACTTCACCCGTGGGGTGTGCTTCATGCGACCTTTGAACAGGATGCACTGGCACAAGGACGTCTGAAAGCTGAGCGGCTGCATGTCCGTTTTCAAGATGGCATATTGGTCGATACCGACTGTGCAGATTTACTGCCGCCAACGCTGACGCTTTCTGCAAACTTACCGGCAGACGCCAATGAAGCAATTGTGATGCTGGCGTTGCCACAAGTTTACGCGAATGGCGGAAACTGCCTGCAGCCCGATGAACGGGCTGAACGTCCGGTACGCTATCGTCAGGCCTGGCGGGATGTCCAAAACCAGTATGGCGATGACAAAAAACAGGTCGCCGTCATGTCGCATGAATTGACGCTGCGACTGGATATTCAGGAAAACGGTGACTATCAGATCTGTCCGGTGGCACGTCTGCTGCGTGATGCCCAGGGACGGTGGATGCAAGATACGAACTTTATCCCACCTTTGCTGAGTCTTCAGGCTAGTCACTGGTGTACAGAGCAGCTCGAACTGTTGATGGTGCAGCTGAGGGCGCGTTTAAAACGCCTGATGGGAATGCGCCGTGAAAGCAACGCGCGCATGGCAGATTTTGCAGTTGCCGATGTGTCCCTGTTCTGGCTACTGAATGCACTTAACGGTGCAGAGCCCGTGCTGGGCAATTACCAGCGCAACCCCCAGGTTCATCCTGAGCGCCTTTACCAGGAGCTGGCCCGTCTTGCCGGAAACTTGCTGACTTTTTCCCTGGAGCATGACGTCGCCGCTATTCCGCCCTATCAGCACGGTAGCCTGACTACGGTCTTCCCACCGCTGTTTACCTTGCTGAATATCCTGCTGGAAGCCAGCCTGCCGTCGCGCGTTGTCGCGATAGATCTGGTACATGAACCCCGCATTAACCAGTGGCGTGCAGCGCTGCACGATCCCCGCCTGCGCGAACGCGAAGAGGTCGATTTCTATCTGTCCGTGCGCTCTACCCTGTCTTCTGCCCAACTGCAAACTCAGTTCCCGCAACTGTGTAAAGTCGGTGCGCCGGATGATGTCGGTAACGTCGTCAATGTGGCACTAAGCGGTATTCCGCTGCGCCCGTTAAGCCATGTTCCTGCCGCCATTCCGCTTCGTCTGGAAAATCAGTATTTCTCTTTGGATCTCACCCATCCTGCAGCGCAGCAAATGATGGAAGCAGGCACCTGCGTCTTCTATGTGCCTGGCACACTGGGCGACATTCAGCTTGAACTGTTTGCGGTGTTACGCGCATGA
- the tssL gene encoding type VI secretion system protein TssL, short form, with protein MSQSMRMTTQAVDIDALLADTWLQVISLRQVMNCPEGEGQIFWKRCVADIERVQLALKEADVSEQNCQHIMYAQCAILDETVKGRSVQDDAYFVWCNSPLQAYFFKSLDAGNQLYERMRTVLREPAPDMAVLTCFHRVLMLGFLGGYASQAVTEREQLVEQLTALVPAFSFASSRPVLAMASSSHCLGIGLRYWPVRLGLAGLIVALLWCGLDHWLSGLLTTLLPGSV; from the coding sequence ATGAGCCAATCCATGAGAATGACAACACAGGCTGTTGATATCGATGCCCTGCTCGCGGATACCTGGTTGCAGGTTATCAGCCTGCGTCAGGTAATGAACTGCCCTGAAGGGGAAGGGCAAATTTTCTGGAAGCGATGTGTGGCTGATATAGAGCGCGTGCAACTGGCGCTGAAAGAGGCGGACGTCAGTGAACAAAACTGTCAGCACATCATGTATGCCCAGTGCGCCATTCTGGATGAGACCGTTAAAGGCCGCAGCGTCCAGGATGATGCTTACTTTGTCTGGTGTAATTCTCCGCTGCAGGCGTACTTCTTCAAATCACTTGACGCGGGTAACCAGCTATATGAACGGATGCGTACCGTGCTGCGGGAACCCGCCCCCGACATGGCAGTACTCACCTGTTTTCACCGGGTACTGATGTTGGGTTTTCTCGGCGGTTATGCCTCGCAGGCAGTGACCGAGCGCGAACAGCTGGTTGAGCAACTTACAGCGCTTGTACCTGCATTTAGCTTTGCGTCATCCCGTCCTGTTCTGGCAATGGCGTCTTCCAGTCATTGCCTCGGCATAGGGTTACGTTACTGGCCGGTACGCCTTGGACTCGCAGGACTGATTGTCGCCTTGCTGTGGTGCGGACTGGACCACTGGCTGTCCGGATTATTGACAACGTTGTTGCCGGGGTCCGTGTAA